Proteins encoded by one window of Pan troglodytes isolate AG18354 chromosome 16, NHGRI_mPanTro3-v2.0_pri, whole genome shotgun sequence:
- the RGMA gene encoding repulsive guidance molecule A isoform X1 has translation MQPPRERLVVTGRAGWMGMGRGAGRSALGFWPTLAFLLCSFPAATSPCKILKCNSEFWSATSGSHAPASDDTPEFCAALRSYALCTRRTARTCRGDLAYHSAVHGIEDLMSQHNCSKDGPTSQPRLRTLPPAGDSQERSDSPEICHYEKSFHKHSATPNYTHCGLFGDPHLRTFTDRFQTCKVQGAWPLIDNNYLNVQVTNTPVLPGSAATATSKLTIIFKNFQECVDQKVYQAEMDELPAAFVDGSKNGGDKHGANSLKITEKVSGQHVEIQAKYIGTTIVVRQVGRYLTFAVRMPEEVVNAVEDWDSQGLYLCLRGCPLNQQIDFQAFHTNAEGTGARRLAAASPAPTAPETFPYETAVAKCKEKLPVEDLYYQACVFDLLTTGDVNFTLAAYYALEDVKMLHSNKDKLHLYERTRDLPGRAAAGLLLAPRPLLGALVPLLALLPVFC, from the exons GGAGAGGCTAGTGGTAACAGGCCGAGCTGGATGGATGGGTATGGGGAGAGGGGCAGGACGTTCAGCCCTGGGATTCTGGCCGACCCTCGCCTTCCTTCTCTGCAGCTTCCCCGCAG CCACCTCCCCGTGCAAGATCCTCAAGTGCAACTCTGAGTTCTGGAGCGCCACGTCGGGCAGCCACGCCCCAGCCTCAGACGACACCCCCGAGTTCTGTGCAGCCTTGCGCAGCTACGCCCTGTGCACGCGGCGGACGGCCCGCACCTGCCGGGGTGACCTGGCCTACCACTCGGCCGTCCATGGCATAGAGGACCTCATGAGCCAGCACAACTGCTCCAAGGATGGCCCCACCTCGCAGCCACGCCTGCGCACGCTCCCACCGGCCGGAGACAGCCAGGAGCGCTCGGACAGCCCCGAGATCTGCCATTACGAGAAGAGCTTTCACAAGCACTCGGCCACCCCCAACTACACGCACTGTGGCCTCTTCGGGGACCCACACCTCAGGACTTTCACAGACCGCTTCCAGACCTGCAAGGTGCAGGGCGCCTGGCCGCTCATCGATAATAATTACCTGAATGTGCAGGTCACCAACACACCTGTGCTGCCCGGCTCAGCGGCCACTGCCACCAGCAAG CTCACCATCATCTTCAAGAACTTCCAGGAGTGTGTGGACCAGAAGGTGTACCAGGCTGAGATGGACGAGCTCCCGGCCGCCTTCGTGGATGGCTCTAAGAACGGTGGGGACAAGCACGGGGCCAACAGCCTGAAGATCACTGAGAAGGTGTCAGGCCAGCACGTGGAGATCCAGGCCAAGTACATCGGCACCACCATCGTGGTGCGCCAGGTGGGCCGCTACCTGACCTTTGCCGTCCGCATGCCAGAGGAAGTGGTCAATGCTGTGGAGGACTGGGACAGCCAGGGTCTCTACCTCTGCCTGCGGGGCTGCCCCCTCAACCAGCAGATCGACTTCCAGGCCTTCCACACCAATGCTGAGGGCACCGGTGCCCGCAGGCTGGCAGCCGCCAGCCCTGCACCCACAGCCCCCGAGACCTTCCCATACGAGACAGCCGTGGCCAAGTGCAAGGAGAAGCTGCCGGTGGAGGACCTGTACTACCAGGCCTGCGTCTTCGACCTCCTCACCACGGGCGACGTGAACTTCACACTGGCCGCCTACTACGCGTTGGAGGATGTCAAGATGCTCCACTCCAACAAAGACAAACTGCACCTGTATGAGAGGACTCGGGACCTGCCAGGCAGGGCGGCTGCGGGGCTGCTCCTGGCCCCCCGGCCCCTCCTGGGCGCCCTCGTCCCGCTCCTGGCCCTGCTCCCTGTGTTCTGCTAG
- the RGMA gene encoding repulsive guidance molecule A isoform X2, with translation MGMGRGAGRSALGFWPTLAFLLCSFPAATSPCKILKCNSEFWSATSGSHAPASDDTPEFCAALRSYALCTRRTARTCRGDLAYHSAVHGIEDLMSQHNCSKDGPTSQPRLRTLPPAGDSQERSDSPEICHYEKSFHKHSATPNYTHCGLFGDPHLRTFTDRFQTCKVQGAWPLIDNNYLNVQVTNTPVLPGSAATATSKLTIIFKNFQECVDQKVYQAEMDELPAAFVDGSKNGGDKHGANSLKITEKVSGQHVEIQAKYIGTTIVVRQVGRYLTFAVRMPEEVVNAVEDWDSQGLYLCLRGCPLNQQIDFQAFHTNAEGTGARRLAAASPAPTAPETFPYETAVAKCKEKLPVEDLYYQACVFDLLTTGDVNFTLAAYYALEDVKMLHSNKDKLHLYERTRDLPGRAAAGLLLAPRPLLGALVPLLALLPVFC, from the exons ATGGGTATGGGGAGAGGGGCAGGACGTTCAGCCCTGGGATTCTGGCCGACCCTCGCCTTCCTTCTCTGCAGCTTCCCCGCAG CCACCTCCCCGTGCAAGATCCTCAAGTGCAACTCTGAGTTCTGGAGCGCCACGTCGGGCAGCCACGCCCCAGCCTCAGACGACACCCCCGAGTTCTGTGCAGCCTTGCGCAGCTACGCCCTGTGCACGCGGCGGACGGCCCGCACCTGCCGGGGTGACCTGGCCTACCACTCGGCCGTCCATGGCATAGAGGACCTCATGAGCCAGCACAACTGCTCCAAGGATGGCCCCACCTCGCAGCCACGCCTGCGCACGCTCCCACCGGCCGGAGACAGCCAGGAGCGCTCGGACAGCCCCGAGATCTGCCATTACGAGAAGAGCTTTCACAAGCACTCGGCCACCCCCAACTACACGCACTGTGGCCTCTTCGGGGACCCACACCTCAGGACTTTCACAGACCGCTTCCAGACCTGCAAGGTGCAGGGCGCCTGGCCGCTCATCGATAATAATTACCTGAATGTGCAGGTCACCAACACACCTGTGCTGCCCGGCTCAGCGGCCACTGCCACCAGCAAG CTCACCATCATCTTCAAGAACTTCCAGGAGTGTGTGGACCAGAAGGTGTACCAGGCTGAGATGGACGAGCTCCCGGCCGCCTTCGTGGATGGCTCTAAGAACGGTGGGGACAAGCACGGGGCCAACAGCCTGAAGATCACTGAGAAGGTGTCAGGCCAGCACGTGGAGATCCAGGCCAAGTACATCGGCACCACCATCGTGGTGCGCCAGGTGGGCCGCTACCTGACCTTTGCCGTCCGCATGCCAGAGGAAGTGGTCAATGCTGTGGAGGACTGGGACAGCCAGGGTCTCTACCTCTGCCTGCGGGGCTGCCCCCTCAACCAGCAGATCGACTTCCAGGCCTTCCACACCAATGCTGAGGGCACCGGTGCCCGCAGGCTGGCAGCCGCCAGCCCTGCACCCACAGCCCCCGAGACCTTCCCATACGAGACAGCCGTGGCCAAGTGCAAGGAGAAGCTGCCGGTGGAGGACCTGTACTACCAGGCCTGCGTCTTCGACCTCCTCACCACGGGCGACGTGAACTTCACACTGGCCGCCTACTACGCGTTGGAGGATGTCAAGATGCTCCACTCCAACAAAGACAAACTGCACCTGTATGAGAGGACTCGGGACCTGCCAGGCAGGGCGGCTGCGGGGCTGCTCCTGGCCCCCCGGCCCCTCCTGGGCGCCCTCGTCCCGCTCCTGGCCCTGCTCCCTGTGTTCTGCTAG